In Archangium violaceum, the following are encoded in one genomic region:
- a CDS encoding peptide-N4-asparagine amidase encodes MKRLSAVFAAASLSLGAMTPALAAEPPPEFGTDWDDPRTAAPAVEKPATTSCTVKIVDEKFDDFTPYTSTFTPPADCPGPWNKVVLRMEGKVQGVQYDRLGHLEVGGVTIFKTSTPEPSREGIAWSVEKDVTAYAPLLSQPQSVWMLIGNVVNETYTGVLDVQVYLTFYKAEGRYKPAETASDVLPLTNPRREGSALLGEVTVPRNTERLVAEVYATGSGGGCEEFWYFTVPTTVPYSCPADAGPYREVQIEVDGKVAGIAMPFPHVYTGGWANPFLWYVLPAPRAFDVRPIRYDLTPFAGLLTDGKPHQISVRVLGVPEGRPGWDLPTNVLAWRDPRASRVIGGLIEHKVGTLANDSTVALVDGWNQLDTQGSHHLRVSGYQWTSRGWVVTTVEQSVSNSSMHRWVGEAENPDGITATWNDTSTVTVAGLGHFPTVSRSEKRFTLDGIISVTPQNRLTTTISLHDEADERTTQGLRTLAHRELSDLYTGEAAYNLGVPRAQRNAVGTSTHRYRLTGDKRTCYDRAISTRNGFVTEDLQHCD; translated from the coding sequence GTGAAACGTCTTTCCGCAGTCTTCGCCGCCGCGAGCCTCTCGCTCGGCGCGATGACCCCCGCGTTGGCCGCCGAGCCGCCCCCCGAGTTCGGCACCGATTGGGACGACCCCCGCACCGCAGCCCCCGCGGTGGAGAAGCCGGCGACGACCTCGTGCACCGTGAAGATCGTCGACGAGAAGTTCGACGACTTCACGCCCTACACCAGCACCTTCACCCCGCCAGCGGACTGCCCCGGACCCTGGAACAAGGTGGTGCTGCGCATGGAGGGCAAGGTCCAGGGCGTCCAGTACGACCGGCTCGGACACCTGGAGGTGGGCGGTGTGACGATCTTCAAGACGTCCACGCCCGAGCCGTCCCGTGAAGGCATCGCCTGGTCGGTGGAGAAGGACGTCACCGCCTACGCGCCGCTGCTGAGCCAGCCGCAGTCCGTCTGGATGCTGATTGGCAACGTGGTCAACGAGACCTACACCGGCGTGCTGGACGTGCAGGTCTACCTGACCTTCTACAAGGCGGAGGGCCGGTACAAGCCGGCCGAGACCGCGAGCGACGTGCTCCCCCTGACCAACCCGCGCCGCGAGGGCAGCGCGCTGTTGGGAGAGGTGACGGTACCCCGGAACACCGAGCGGCTCGTGGCCGAGGTGTACGCGACCGGCTCGGGCGGTGGCTGCGAGGAGTTCTGGTACTTCACCGTCCCGACCACGGTGCCGTACTCCTGCCCCGCCGACGCGGGCCCGTACCGCGAAGTGCAGATCGAGGTGGACGGCAAGGTGGCCGGTATCGCCATGCCCTTCCCGCATGTCTACACGGGCGGCTGGGCCAATCCCTTCCTGTGGTACGTGCTGCCGGCCCCTCGCGCCTTCGATGTCCGTCCCATCCGCTATGACCTCACGCCCTTCGCCGGACTACTGACCGACGGCAAGCCGCACCAGATCTCGGTGCGGGTGCTGGGTGTGCCCGAGGGCCGCCCCGGTTGGGATCTGCCGACCAACGTGCTCGCCTGGCGAGACCCGCGCGCCTCGCGAGTCATCGGCGGTCTGATCGAGCACAAGGTCGGGACCCTGGCCAATGACTCGACGGTCGCACTGGTGGACGGCTGGAACCAGTTGGACACGCAGGGCAGCCATCACCTGCGGGTCTCCGGCTACCAGTGGACCTCGCGCGGCTGGGTGGTGACGACCGTCGAGCAGTCGGTGTCCAACTCGAGCATGCACCGCTGGGTAGGGGAGGCGGAGAACCCGGATGGAATCACCGCCACCTGGAACGACACCAGCACCGTCACGGTCGCTGGCCTCGGCCACTTCCCGACCGTGAGCCGCTCCGAGAAGCGCTTCACGCTCGATGGGATCATCAGCGTGACGCCGCAGAACCGGCTCACCACGACCATCAGCCTCCACGACGAGGCGGACGAGCGCACCACCCAGGGCCTCCGCACGCTGGCGCACCGGGAGCTCAGCGACCTCTACACGGGCGAGGCCGCCTATAACCTTGGCGTACCGCGCGCACAGCGGAACGCGGTGGGAACCTCCACCCACCGCTACCGGCTGACCGGGGACAAACGCACCTGCTACGACCGCGCCATCTCCACCCGGAACGGCTTCGTCACCGAGGACCTCCAGCACTGCGACTGA
- a CDS encoding GxGYxYP domain-containing protein produces the protein MFSPGEASATGLTWPARQVLPSFSAPAATLDLVDVTTSEFRYEGEGPQLRHSTGHLDGNGWLAQVSIDAPNQFMIYGPYATDIPAGNNTAFFDLTIDNNTANNAIVVTVDVRDNTTGAVLAKRDIYRMDFTKVGSVQRFQLPFNNPTTGHGIEFRVFWYGAAYIKVDAVGAPNQLKHDETVLFATLKGLVNRTQPRIYSYDDTVRGNEGKLNWLNSLGLQYTEVSDKWSLLTKYKNEITGIVIYDTAVPDTLNLATTIASLRNGLVAPPNLVARLTAAPYYLPILQDLRGSFTSKTQVYQYLYDYYWSQVTHKMIVGLTPDIKGNLREYAAATQAAVVWLDPKIAAEDTLLRKFLAGMPYGSGIYMGWWPDEAAGIQRVSEYGVSTIASDFSSNLTVFSGMSRAVNVKPVPNKPTLSNKIYIALILSDGDNMQYLEHHFKKLWDSPSRGQVPLGWTISPAMLDAMPGLLNYLYATSTPNDNLISGPTGIGYTYPNYWGNQTYLDDYVALTDDYMNRSGLKVLTVWNTINGGTNTNVGNSFAYKAPSLLGLTAQNAGGGITVYNNVLPSQGLNATYCPTESSMISEINKAISGWNGTSPRFVSIQANPWEGNTYQSFVNVVNSYKSNTNIVFVRPDNYFQLMREYYNLPTDTSTIVKTYEAENQSYASSPFSHAVGRSFDNGWTANVTDDGPGMMLYGPYVTTFPAGQLTTTFKMKIDVITGNNDNVVTLDVRDATSGAVLTTFDVYRNQFKANGVYQDFSLTYNNVAGHQLEFRANYKDKASINIDKVTTTTRLGQYEAEGAVLAHGTGRSSGDGWQASPSLDAAGHMVYGPYDANVPVGTRKVTFRLKTDNNSLGAQPIVGIDVRDGTTGLGLASMDVASQQFTAANQYQDFSLSFNQTALNHPLEYRVYFNKTATITVDKVTIH, from the coding sequence ATGTTCTCTCCTGGGGAGGCTTCGGCGACCGGGCTCACCTGGCCCGCGCGGCAGGTGCTCCCCTCCTTCTCCGCACCCGCGGCGACGCTGGACCTGGTGGATGTGACGACCAGCGAGTTCCGGTACGAAGGTGAAGGGCCGCAGCTGAGACACAGCACCGGGCATCTGGACGGCAACGGCTGGCTGGCGCAGGTGTCGATCGACGCGCCCAACCAGTTCATGATCTACGGCCCCTATGCCACCGACATTCCCGCCGGGAACAACACGGCCTTCTTCGATCTGACCATCGACAACAACACGGCCAACAACGCCATCGTGGTGACCGTCGACGTCCGGGACAACACGACGGGAGCCGTCCTGGCCAAACGCGACATCTACCGGATGGACTTCACGAAGGTGGGCTCCGTCCAGAGATTCCAGCTCCCGTTCAACAACCCGACGACCGGGCATGGAATCGAGTTCCGGGTGTTCTGGTACGGGGCCGCCTATATCAAGGTCGACGCCGTAGGCGCTCCGAATCAGCTCAAGCACGACGAGACGGTGCTCTTCGCGACCTTGAAAGGGCTCGTCAATAGGACCCAACCCCGCATCTACAGCTACGACGACACGGTGCGCGGGAACGAGGGCAAGCTCAACTGGCTGAATTCCCTGGGGCTCCAGTACACGGAGGTCTCCGACAAGTGGAGCCTCCTGACCAAATACAAGAACGAGATCACGGGCATCGTCATCTATGACACCGCGGTGCCCGATACGCTGAATCTGGCCACGACGATCGCGAGCCTGAGGAATGGCCTCGTCGCGCCCCCCAACCTCGTGGCCAGGCTGACCGCCGCACCGTACTACCTCCCCATCCTGCAGGACCTGCGTGGCTCCTTCACGTCGAAGACCCAGGTCTACCAGTACTTGTATGACTATTACTGGTCTCAAGTGACCCACAAGATGATCGTCGGGCTCACTCCGGACATCAAAGGCAACCTGCGGGAATACGCCGCGGCGACCCAGGCGGCCGTCGTGTGGCTCGATCCGAAGATCGCCGCGGAGGACACGCTGCTGAGGAAGTTCCTGGCGGGCATGCCCTACGGGAGCGGCATCTACATGGGCTGGTGGCCGGACGAGGCCGCGGGCATCCAGCGGGTCTCCGAATACGGCGTGTCCACCATCGCCAGCGACTTCTCCTCGAACCTGACGGTGTTCAGCGGGATGTCCAGGGCCGTGAACGTCAAACCCGTCCCCAACAAGCCCACGCTGAGCAATAAAATCTACATCGCTCTCATCCTGAGCGATGGGGACAACATGCAGTACCTGGAGCATCACTTCAAGAAGCTCTGGGACAGCCCCAGCCGAGGGCAGGTTCCGCTGGGATGGACCATCTCTCCGGCCATGCTGGACGCCATGCCCGGCCTGTTGAACTACCTGTACGCCACGTCCACGCCCAACGACAACCTCATCTCTGGCCCGACGGGAATCGGCTACACCTATCCCAATTACTGGGGGAACCAGACCTATCTGGACGATTACGTGGCGCTGACCGATGACTACATGAACCGCTCGGGGTTGAAGGTCCTCACCGTGTGGAACACGATCAACGGCGGCACGAATACCAACGTGGGAAACAGCTTCGCGTACAAGGCGCCGTCCCTGCTGGGATTGACGGCCCAGAACGCGGGCGGCGGCATCACGGTGTACAACAATGTCCTGCCGAGCCAGGGGCTCAATGCCACGTACTGCCCGACGGAGAGCTCCATGATCTCGGAGATCAACAAGGCCATCTCCGGCTGGAACGGCACGTCTCCCCGGTTCGTCAGCATCCAGGCCAACCCCTGGGAGGGCAACACCTACCAGAGCTTCGTCAACGTGGTGAACAGCTACAAGAGCAACACCAACATCGTCTTCGTGAGGCCGGACAACTACTTCCAGCTGATGCGGGAGTACTACAACCTGCCCACCGACACCTCGACCATCGTGAAGACGTACGAGGCGGAGAACCAGAGCTATGCCTCCTCGCCGTTCTCGCACGCGGTCGGCCGTTCCTTCGACAACGGCTGGACGGCGAACGTCACGGACGACGGCCCGGGAATGATGCTCTATGGCCCGTATGTCACCACGTTCCCCGCCGGTCAGCTGACCACGACGTTCAAGATGAAGATCGACGTCATCACCGGCAACAACGACAACGTCGTGACGCTCGATGTCAGGGACGCCACCAGCGGGGCCGTGTTGACCACGTTCGACGTCTACCGCAATCAGTTCAAGGCCAATGGCGTGTACCAGGACTTCAGCCTGACCTACAACAACGTCGCCGGGCACCAGCTCGAGTTCAGGGCCAACTACAAGGACAAGGCGTCGATCAACATCGACAAGGTCACGACGACGACCCGCCTCGGTCAATACGAAGCGGAAGGAGCCGTGCTGGCGCATGGCACCGGACGCTCGAGCGGGGACGGCTGGCAGGCTTCGCCCTCCCTCGACGCGGCCGGTCATATGGTCTACGGCCCCTATGACGCCAACGTGCCCGTCGGCACCCGCAAGGTCACCTTCCGGCTGAAGACCGACAACAATTCCCTTGGCGCTCAACCCATCGTGGGAATCGATGTGAGGGACGGCACCACGGGACTCGGTCTCGCGAGCATGGACGTGGCCTCACAACAATTCACCGCCGCCAATCAATACCAGGACTTCAGCCTGTCCTTCAATCAGACGGCGCTCAACCATCCCCTGGAGTACCGGGTCTACTTCAACAAGACCGCGACGATCACCGTCGACAAGGTCACCATCCACTGA
- a CDS encoding AbfB domain-containing protein: protein MTPPPRLTRPGGVAVRLLSLFCGLLSLQGAQAAWAPKPPPLSTPWTSQVSTTNALPEYPRPQMVRSDWLNLNGEWQFGNATAGQTPPFGQNLAESILVPFPIESGISGIKRHQDRMWYRRTFTVPAAWSGRRVQLNFGAVDWEATVYVNRQLVGSHRGGFDSFSFDITGNLNGGTNEIIVGVYDPTETGGQPVGKQRNNPSGIFYTAASGIWQTVWLEPTPSARITRLDMTPDLTGSALRLIVQGAGVAGQTVEAVAFDGATQVGIATGSVGAEIRIPVPNPKKWSPESPFLYDLRVSLKSGSTVVDQVTSYFGMRSIALKLVGGYLRPVLNGQFVFQMGTLDQGYWPDGIFTAPTDEALKFDIQKHKDLGYNFIRKHIKVEPQRWYYWADKLGLIVWQDMPLMDLRTPDAAARTQFELELREMIDEHRSSPSIITWVVQNEGWGQYDQARLADLVKSWDPSRLVNNMSGINCCGAVDGGNGDLADWHVYVGPASPSPSAKRAAVLGEFGGLGLRVPGHEWSPGNGFGYEMVADGAALTSRYVGLIQGVQALMNKPGLSAAVYTEITDVENEVNGMFTYDRAVLKVDANQVRTAHTNLINASRLLNNQGPLPVGQYRALQVTTPGYTNRYVRHFESLGYTEVVSSASTGTLKQDATFKVVAGLADAACYSFESRNFPGSYLRHSASRIRRDARDGSALFDQDATFCARAALDGSSLYVSLESKNKPGFYLRHRNGEVWVDALENTTSFRQDATWAVADPWWKSNANVPVGSFQSFQVTTPNYTNRYLRHSDSLGFTEVVDGASTATLKQDATFKLVAGLAESSCYSFESRNYPGQYLRHAGSRIRKDARDGTALFDQDATFCAQPGLSGTGVSFESFNYPGRYIRHYAAEVWTASGFGKDWDSANGLNADSSWNIVAPWAP, encoded by the coding sequence ATGACACCCCCCCCCCGACTCACACGTCCTGGCGGCGTCGCTGTGCGACTGCTGTCCCTGTTCTGTGGCCTGCTCTCGCTCCAAGGCGCTCAGGCCGCCTGGGCGCCCAAGCCCCCTCCCCTCTCCACTCCGTGGACCTCCCAGGTCTCCACCACCAACGCCCTGCCGGAATATCCCCGTCCGCAGATGGTCCGTTCCGACTGGCTCAACCTCAATGGTGAGTGGCAGTTCGGCAACGCCACCGCCGGCCAGACGCCTCCCTTCGGGCAGAACCTCGCCGAGAGCATCCTCGTCCCCTTCCCCATCGAGTCCGGCATCTCCGGCATCAAGCGGCACCAGGACCGGATGTGGTACCGCCGCACCTTCACCGTTCCGGCGGCCTGGAGCGGGCGCCGCGTCCAGCTCAACTTCGGCGCCGTGGACTGGGAGGCCACCGTCTACGTCAACCGCCAGCTGGTGGGCTCGCACCGTGGCGGCTTCGACTCCTTCAGCTTCGACATCACCGGCAACCTCAACGGCGGCACCAACGAGATCATCGTCGGTGTGTATGACCCCACCGAGACGGGCGGACAGCCCGTGGGCAAGCAGCGCAACAACCCGAGCGGCATCTTCTATACGGCCGCCTCGGGCATCTGGCAGACGGTGTGGCTGGAGCCCACGCCCTCCGCTCGCATCACCCGGCTGGACATGACCCCGGACCTGACTGGCTCCGCGCTTCGCCTGATCGTCCAGGGCGCTGGCGTGGCGGGCCAGACTGTCGAGGCCGTGGCCTTCGATGGCGCCACCCAGGTGGGCATCGCCACCGGCAGCGTGGGCGCTGAGATCCGCATCCCCGTGCCCAACCCCAAGAAGTGGTCTCCCGAGAGCCCCTTCCTCTACGACCTGCGCGTCTCCCTCAAGAGCGGCTCCACCGTCGTCGACCAGGTGACGAGCTACTTCGGCATGCGCTCCATCGCCCTCAAGCTCGTGGGCGGCTACCTGCGCCCGGTGCTCAATGGCCAGTTCGTCTTCCAGATGGGCACCCTGGACCAGGGCTACTGGCCGGATGGCATCTTCACCGCGCCCACCGACGAAGCGCTCAAGTTCGACATCCAGAAGCACAAGGACCTGGGCTACAACTTCATCCGCAAGCACATCAAGGTCGAGCCCCAGCGCTGGTACTACTGGGCCGACAAGCTGGGTCTGATCGTCTGGCAGGACATGCCCTTGATGGACCTCCGGACGCCCGACGCCGCCGCGCGCACCCAGTTCGAGCTCGAGCTGCGCGAGATGATCGACGAGCACCGCAGCTCCCCCTCCATCATCACCTGGGTGGTGCAGAACGAGGGCTGGGGCCAGTACGACCAGGCCCGGCTGGCGGACCTGGTGAAGAGCTGGGACCCCTCCCGCCTGGTGAACAACATGAGCGGCATCAACTGCTGCGGCGCCGTGGACGGTGGCAACGGCGACCTGGCCGACTGGCACGTCTACGTGGGCCCGGCATCCCCCTCCCCTTCGGCGAAGCGCGCCGCGGTGCTGGGTGAGTTCGGCGGTCTGGGCCTGCGCGTCCCCGGTCACGAGTGGAGCCCCGGCAATGGCTTCGGCTACGAGATGGTCGCCGATGGCGCGGCGCTCACCTCCCGCTACGTCGGCCTCATCCAAGGAGTCCAGGCCCTGATGAACAAGCCGGGCCTGAGCGCGGCCGTCTACACGGAGATCACAGACGTGGAGAACGAGGTGAATGGAATGTTCACCTACGACCGCGCCGTCCTCAAGGTGGACGCCAACCAGGTGCGCACCGCTCACACCAACCTGATCAACGCCTCGCGCCTCCTCAACAACCAGGGGCCGCTGCCCGTGGGCCAGTACCGCGCCCTGCAGGTGACGACGCCGGGCTACACCAACCGGTATGTCCGTCACTTCGAGAGCCTGGGCTACACCGAGGTGGTGAGCAGCGCCAGCACCGGCACGCTCAAGCAGGACGCCACCTTCAAGGTCGTGGCCGGTCTGGCGGACGCCGCCTGCTACTCCTTCGAGTCGCGCAACTTCCCCGGCAGCTACCTGCGCCACTCCGCCAGCCGCATCCGCCGGGACGCCCGGGATGGCTCGGCGCTCTTCGACCAGGACGCCACCTTCTGCGCCCGCGCGGCGCTCGACGGCTCCTCGCTCTACGTGTCGCTGGAGTCCAAGAACAAGCCCGGCTTCTATCTGCGCCACCGCAACGGCGAGGTCTGGGTGGATGCCCTCGAGAACACCACGAGCTTCCGCCAGGACGCGACGTGGGCCGTGGCGGACCCCTGGTGGAAGAGCAACGCGAACGTCCCCGTGGGCTCGTTCCAGTCCTTCCAGGTGACGACGCCCAACTACACCAACCGCTACCTGCGCCACAGCGACAGCCTGGGCTTCACCGAGGTGGTGGACGGCGCCAGCACCGCCACGCTCAAGCAGGACGCGACCTTCAAGCTGGTGGCCGGCCTGGCCGAGTCCAGCTGCTACTCCTTCGAGTCGCGCAACTACCCCGGCCAGTACCTGCGGCACGCCGGCAGCCGCATCCGCAAGGACGCTCGCGACGGCACGGCGCTCTTCGACCAGGACGCCACCTTCTGTGCCCAGCCGGGTCTGTCCGGCACCGGTGTCTCGTTCGAGTCCTTCAACTACCCCGGACGCTACATCCGTCACTACGCCGCCGAGGTGTGGACGGCGTCGGGATTCGGGAAGGACTGGGACTCGGCCAACGGCCTGAACGCGGACTCGAGCTGGAACATCGTGGCCCCCTGGGCTCCCTAG
- a CDS encoding AbfB domain-containing protein: protein MSRSPRLTRAGGVALRLMPLLCYLLSLQGAQAAWAPKTPPLATQWTSQVSTTNALPEYPRPQMVRSDWLNLNGEWQFGNATAGQTPPFGQNLAESVLVPFPIESALSGIQRHQDRMWYRRTFTVPAAWSGRRVQLNFGAVDWEATVYVNRQLVGSHRGGYDSFSFDITSYVTGGANEIIVGVYDPTDAGTQPVGKQTNNPQGIEYTAASGIWQTVWLEPTPAARITRLDMTPDLAGSALRLTVRGAGLSGQTVEAVAFDGTTQVGSATGSVDAELRIPVPNPKTWSPESPFLYDLRVSLKSGSTVVDQVTSYFGMRSIALKLVGGVVRPVLNGQFVFQIGTLDQGYWPDGIYTAPTDEALKFDIQKHKDLGYNLIRKHIKVEPQRWFYWADKLGILVWQDMPLMDSGKTPDAAARTQFELELREMIDEHRSSTSIITWVVQNEGWGQYDQARLADLVKSWDPSRLVDNMSGINCCGAVDGGNGDLADWHVYVGPGSSRPSGLRAAVVGEFGGLGLMVNGHDWSPNGKFFYYELVPDSATLTSRYVGLINSIQRVMNRPGLSAAVYTEITDVEGEVNGLFTYDRAILKVDANQVRTAHTNLINASRQLNNLGLVQLGQYRSLQVTTPGYTNRYLRHFESLGSTEVVDKNSTGTLKQDATFKVVAGLADAACYSFESRNFPGSYLRHFNSRIRRDARDGSALFDQDATFCARAALNGSSSGVSLEAKNKPGAYVRHRNGEVWVDALENTTGFRQDATWGISPPTWWSEASVPMGAYQSLQVTTPNYTNRYVRHIDSLGFTEVVDGASTTTLKQDATFKLVAGLAESSCYSFESRNYPGQYLRHSNSRIRKDARDGTTIFDQDATFCAQPGLSGTGVSFQSYNFPERYIRHAASELWIASGFGSTWDSPASYNADASWNVAAPWAP, encoded by the coding sequence ATGTCACGATCCCCCCGACTCACCCGTGCTGGCGGCGTCGCCCTCCGGCTGATGCCCCTGCTCTGCTACCTGCTCTCACTCCAAGGCGCTCAGGCCGCCTGGGCCCCCAAGACTCCGCCCCTGGCCACCCAGTGGACCTCCCAGGTCTCCACCACCAACGCCCTGCCGGAGTACCCCCGGCCCCAGATGGTCCGCTCCGACTGGCTCAACCTCAATGGTGAGTGGCAGTTCGGCAACGCCACCGCGGGGCAGACGCCTCCCTTCGGGCAGAACCTCGCCGAGAGTGTCCTCGTTCCCTTCCCCATCGAGTCAGCGCTCTCCGGCATCCAACGTCACCAGGACCGGATGTGGTACCGCCGCACCTTCACCGTCCCCGCGGCCTGGAGCGGCCGCCGCGTCCAGCTCAACTTCGGCGCCGTGGACTGGGAGGCCACCGTCTACGTCAACCGCCAGCTGGTGGGCTCGCACCGGGGCGGCTACGACTCCTTCAGCTTCGACATCACCAGCTACGTCACCGGCGGCGCCAACGAGATCATCGTCGGCGTCTATGACCCCACCGACGCGGGCACCCAGCCCGTGGGCAAGCAGACCAACAATCCGCAGGGCATCGAGTACACGGCCGCCTCGGGCATCTGGCAGACGGTGTGGCTGGAGCCCACGCCCGCGGCTCGCATCACCCGGCTGGACATGACCCCGGACCTGGCCGGCTCCGCCCTTCGCCTCACGGTGCGCGGCGCGGGCCTCTCCGGCCAGACGGTCGAGGCCGTGGCCTTCGATGGCACCACCCAGGTGGGCAGCGCGACGGGCAGCGTGGACGCCGAACTCCGCATCCCCGTGCCCAATCCCAAGACGTGGTCTCCCGAGAGCCCCTTCCTCTATGACCTGCGCGTCTCCCTCAAGAGCGGCTCCACCGTCGTCGACCAGGTGACGAGCTACTTCGGCATGCGCTCCATCGCCCTCAAGCTCGTGGGCGGTGTGGTGCGCCCGGTGCTCAATGGCCAGTTCGTCTTCCAGATCGGAACCCTGGACCAGGGCTACTGGCCCGATGGCATCTACACCGCGCCCACCGACGAGGCGCTCAAGTTCGACATCCAGAAGCACAAGGACCTGGGCTACAACCTCATCCGCAAGCACATCAAGGTCGAGCCCCAGCGCTGGTTCTACTGGGCCGACAAGCTGGGCATCCTCGTGTGGCAGGACATGCCCTTGATGGATTCCGGCAAGACGCCCGACGCCGCGGCGCGCACCCAGTTCGAGCTCGAGCTGCGCGAGATGATCGACGAGCACCGCAGCTCCACCTCCATCATCACCTGGGTGGTGCAGAACGAGGGCTGGGGCCAGTACGACCAGGCCCGGCTGGCGGACCTGGTGAAGAGCTGGGACCCCTCCCGCCTGGTGGACAACATGAGCGGCATCAACTGCTGCGGCGCCGTGGATGGTGGCAACGGCGACCTGGCCGACTGGCACGTCTACGTGGGCCCGGGTTCTTCTCGTCCCTCCGGCCTGCGCGCCGCGGTGGTGGGTGAGTTCGGCGGCCTGGGCCTGATGGTCAACGGCCACGACTGGAGCCCCAATGGCAAGTTCTTCTATTACGAGCTGGTCCCCGACAGCGCGACGCTCACCTCCCGCTACGTGGGCCTCATCAACTCCATCCAGCGCGTGATGAACAGGCCGGGCCTGAGCGCGGCCGTCTACACGGAGATCACAGACGTGGAGGGCGAGGTGAATGGTCTCTTCACCTACGATCGCGCCATCCTCAAGGTGGATGCCAACCAGGTGCGCACCGCTCACACCAACCTGATCAACGCCTCGCGCCAGCTCAACAACCTGGGGCTCGTGCAGCTGGGACAGTACCGCTCCCTGCAGGTGACGACGCCGGGCTACACCAACCGCTACCTGCGCCACTTCGAGAGCCTGGGCTCCACCGAGGTGGTGGACAAGAACAGCACCGGCACGCTCAAGCAGGACGCCACCTTCAAGGTCGTGGCCGGTCTGGCGGACGCCGCCTGCTACTCCTTCGAGTCGCGCAACTTCCCCGGCAGCTACCTGCGGCACTTCAACAGCCGCATCCGCCGGGATGCGCGGGATGGCTCGGCGCTCTTCGACCAGGACGCCACCTTCTGCGCCCGCGCGGCGCTCAACGGCTCCTCGTCGGGCGTGTCGCTGGAGGCCAAGAACAAGCCCGGCGCCTATGTGCGTCACCGCAACGGCGAGGTCTGGGTGGATGCCCTCGAGAACACCACGGGCTTCCGCCAGGACGCGACCTGGGGCATCTCTCCCCCCACGTGGTGGAGCGAGGCGAGCGTCCCCATGGGCGCGTACCAGTCCCTCCAGGTGACGACGCCCAACTACACCAACCGCTACGTGCGCCACATCGACAGCCTGGGCTTCACCGAGGTGGTGGACGGCGCCAGCACCACCACGCTCAAGCAGGACGCGACCTTCAAGCTGGTGGCCGGCCTGGCCGAGTCCAGCTGCTACTCCTTCGAGTCGCGCAACTACCCCGGCCAGTACCTGCGGCACTCCAACAGCCGCATCCGCAAGGACGCTCGCGACGGGACGACCATCTTCGACCAGGACGCCACCTTCTGTGCCCAACCGGGTCTGTCCGGCACCGGTGTCTCGTTCCAGTCCTACAACTTCCCCGAGCGCTACATCCGCCACGCCGCCTCCGAGCTGTGGATCGCCTCGGGGTTCGGGTCCACCTGGGACTCGCCCGCCAGCTACAACGCGGACGCGAGCTGGAACGTCGCGGCCCCCTGGGCCCCTTGA
- a CDS encoding copper homeostasis protein CutC — protein MSRITLEVCVDDVAGLVAAAEGGADRIELCAALEVGGLTPSRGLMVRAAALDLPVLAMIRPRAGDFVYDAAALDVMRADIDAAREAGLTGVVLGASRPDGRLDADALAALVAHSAGLELALHRAFDLVPDPLEALEMAVSLGFARILTSGGKTTALAGVETIAEVTRAAAGRISIMPGSGVRLDTVSELLARTGAHEVHASCSVPHVPADPRVAALGFASPLARRTDRTTVAALRRALDGSSAS, from the coding sequence ATGTCGCGTATCACCCTGGAAGTCTGTGTGGATGACGTGGCTGGCCTGGTGGCGGCGGCCGAAGGGGGCGCCGACCGGATCGAGCTGTGCGCCGCGCTGGAGGTGGGTGGCCTCACTCCGTCGCGTGGGCTGATGGTACGGGCCGCGGCGCTCGACCTCCCCGTGCTGGCGATGATCCGGCCGCGGGCGGGCGACTTCGTCTACGACGCGGCGGCGCTGGACGTGATGCGCGCGGACATCGACGCGGCGCGCGAGGCGGGACTCACCGGCGTGGTGCTGGGCGCGAGCCGGCCGGACGGGCGGCTCGACGCGGACGCGCTCGCGGCGCTCGTCGCACATTCGGCGGGGCTCGAGTTGGCGCTGCACAGGGCGTTCGATCTGGTGCCAGACCCGTTGGAGGCGCTGGAGATGGCCGTGTCGCTGGGGTTCGCGCGGATTCTCACCTCGGGAGGAAAGACGACAGCGCTCGCCGGGGTGGAGACGATCGCGGAGGTGACACGAGCCGCCGCGGGCCGCATCTCCATCATGCCGGGCAGCGGCGTGCGGCTCGATACGGTGTCGGAGCTGCTGGCCAGGACCGGCGCGCACGAGGTGCACGCATCATGCTCGGTGCCACACGTGCCGGCTGATCCGCGCGTGGCGGCACTCGGCTTCGCGTCTCCCCTCGCCCGGCGCACCGACCGGACGACCGTGGCGGCCCTGCGGCGCGCGCTGGACGGATCCTCCGCCTCCTGA